Proteins found in one Clostridium kluyveri DSM 555 genomic segment:
- a CDS encoding ABC transporter ATP-binding protein yields the protein MEIIKLNKVNKIYSSRQNKVNALNNINLSINKGELIAVVGPSGSGKSTLLNIIGTLDKITDGEYLLKNQQVEKLNVSQLSQIRNKTFGFVVQHFALISDYTVFENIEIPLEYGKVKRNDRKILINEVVVKLNLDDKINKNVKELSGGQCQRVAIARAIVNNPEIILADEPTGALDQKTGQDVMNIFKDLNREGKTVIIVTHDSKIADQCNRIIKIEDGCIIE from the coding sequence ATGGAAATTATAAAATTAAATAAGGTAAATAAAATATATTCTTCAAGACAAAATAAAGTAAATGCACTTAACAATATAAATTTAAGCATTAACAAAGGAGAATTAATCGCAGTAGTTGGACCATCTGGCTCAGGTAAATCTACTTTACTTAATATAATTGGAACATTAGATAAAATTACAGATGGAGAGTATTTATTAAAAAATCAACAAGTTGAAAAGCTTAATGTTTCTCAATTGTCTCAAATAAGAAATAAGACTTTTGGATTTGTAGTTCAGCATTTTGCATTGATTAGTGATTATACAGTATTTGAAAATATAGAAATACCACTAGAATATGGAAAGGTTAAACGTAATGACAGAAAAATATTAATAAATGAAGTGGTTGTTAAACTAAATTTAGATGATAAAATAAACAAAAATGTTAAAGAACTTTCTGGTGGTCAATGTCAGAGGGTGGCCATAGCAAGAGCCATAGTTAATAATCCTGAAATAATACTTGCAGATGAACCTACAGGAGCATTAGATCAAAAAACTGGACAAGATGTAATGAATATTTTTAAAGATTTAAATAGAGAAGGCAAGACAGTTATTATAGTGACCCATGATTCTAAAATAGCTGACCAATGTAACAGAATTATAAAAATAGAAGATGGATGTATAATCGAATGA